The nucleotide sequence GTCGGCGTCCTCGATCCGGCCATCGCCGCGGATCGTCTCCACCTTCTCCAGCCCGTTGCTGTAGGTGAAGTCGGCTGCGGTGACGGAGGCGAGCGCCACGCCCGCGCGGGTGACGGCGCCCTGGAACGGCGAGAACCGCTCGATCTCGGCCTCAGCCGGCGTGCCTGCGCCGGAGGTGGCCAGCTTGTTCTCGCCTTGGGCAATCAGCCCGAGGGTCGCGGTGAGCAGGCCTGAGCGCTGCATCTGCACGCGCATCGTGTTGCCGCGGACGCCGAAGTTCTTGCCGTAGCTCGGCACCTCCGGCAGGCCGACCTCGACTGTCATCGACGGCAGGTTCGTGGCGCCCGAGGAGAAGACGTGCTGCTGCCCGTCGGTGATGGCGGTGGTGACCGGTTGCCCCATGAACAGCTTCAGCCAATTGCCGAAGTTGCGTAGATCGATCGGCACCACCACGTCGCCGTCGTTGTTGATGACGTCGCGGGAGGGCGGCAGCGCCTCGCGGCCGTAGCCGAGGAGGTCGGAGGCGATCAGGCCCTGCTCCTCGCCGAGGTTCGACGAGACGAAGGGCAGCTTCCGGTATCCGGTGCTGGGCGGGGTGCCGTAGGTGGTCTCGAAGGCAGCCGCCATGATGGCGTTCGCGCCGCGGGCTCGGGCCATGGGTCTCTCTCCTGGCGGGGTGGTTCAGTTCAGGGGATCGGTCGTGCCGTAGACGGCCACGATGGTGATGAGCCCGTAGCGGGACGTCGGCGCGCCCTCGGAGGTCAGCCCCTCGGTCTGGGCAGCGTTGACCATGAGGTAGTCGCACAGGCCGCCGAGCGTGCGGTCGGCCGCGACCGCCGCGCCGATCGCCTGCATCATGGCGTCGAGGCGG is from Methylorubrum sp. B1-46 and encodes:
- a CDS encoding phage tail tube protein, producing MARARGANAIMAAAFETTYGTPPSTGYRKLPFVSSNLGEEQGLIASDLLGYGREALPPSRDVINNDGDVVVPIDLRNFGNWLKLFMGQPVTTAITDGQQHVFSSGATNLPSMTVEVGLPEVPSYGKNFGVRGNTMRVQMQRSGLLTATLGLIAQGENKLATSGAGTPAEAEIERFSPFQGAVTRAGVALASVTAADFTYSNGLEKVETIRGDGRIEDADPGMVMMSGSITTRFRDTTLLDQATAGDPVALTFGWVTDAGRSLVFEVPAVYLPRAKTPVTGPNGVQATFNWQAAKDSVSGKTVIATLRNNVTTY